The following proteins are encoded in a genomic region of Magnolia sinica isolate HGM2019 chromosome 1, MsV1, whole genome shotgun sequence:
- the LOC131242749 gene encoding protein TIFY 5A-like, translated as MGRNCNLELRLLPAGVDADYTSLDSSQSSNEESVKNSQQLTIFYNGRICICDVTEFQAREIIRLANREMHEKLTAHHTNVLLPSQRPQPHAPALSMKRSLQRFLQKRKSRILATSP; from the exons ATGGGTAGGAATTGCAACTTGGAGCTTCGACTTCTCCCGGCCGGCGTTGATGCTGATTACACATCTCTAGATTCCAGCCAATCATC GAACGAAGAGTCAGTCAAAAACTCACAGCAACTGACGATTTTTTATAACGGCCGGATTTGCATCTGCGATGTGACGGAGTTTCAG GCTAGGGAGATCATACGCCTTGCGAATCGAGAAATGCATGAAAAGTTAACAGCCCATCATACGAACGTTCTTCTGCCATCTCAGCGGCCTCAACCTCATGCTCCCGCTCTTTCAATGAAGAGATCTTTGCAGCGGTTCCTACAAAAGAGGAAGAGTAGGATTCTGGCAACTTCCCCTTAG